Sequence from the Maribacter algicola genome:
GAGAGCACACATGAAAGTCTGCATTACAAACCACAAGGAGATCGAGGCTCTGGTGAACCTTATGTGCCATCTGCCATGCCCCGCTCTTTAAAGCAAAAATATCCAATCGATAAAAATTAACTGTTGGCTGTGCAGATTTAATCAAAAACCTTCCGAAAAAATAGAAAAAACATGCCCGAAAAACTCAACTTTAGAAACCTTTGTTACGCAGCAACTGCACTGTGCACATTCCTATTATCATTTTCGTGCAAGAAGGGTCCTAATCCCACAAAAGATCAAAAACCAAATATAATATTCCTTCTTACCGATGATCAACGTTGGGATGCTTTGGGAGCAAGTGGAAACCACATCATCCAAACCCCGAATATAGACGCTTTGGCCCAAGATGGAGTACATATGGAAAATGCTTATGTCACCACCTCTATTTGCGCTGTAAGCAGAGCAAGTATTTTGAGCGGCCAATACTCTTTGATGCATGGCATACAGGATTTTAACACCAGTTTTTCGCAAGAAGCCTTAAATCAGACTTATCCGTTGTTGTTGAAACAAAATGGATACAAGATTGGGTTTATTGGCAAGTACGGTGTAGGAAATCCTAAAGACCAGCCAAAAGAGTCCTTTGATTTTTGGGCAGTCGAAGAGAAACATCAACCCAACTATGAAAACAAAGACGAAAAAGGCAATTATCTGCACCACACCCAAATGGTCGCCAATCATATAAACAGTTTTTTAAATTCAACAAAGGGTGAAGAACCGTTTTGTTTGTCGGTAAGCTTTAAGGCGCCACATGCTGAGGATGGGGACCCAAGACAGTTTATTCCAGACCCGAAGTTTGATAGTCTATATAATGACATAACAATAAAAAAACCGGAAACGGCCCAAAGCAAGTATTGGGAATCTTTTCCAGATTTTTTTCGAACTGAAAAAAACATTGCCCGAATACGTTGGAAATTGAGATTTGAAACCGAAGAAAAGTATCAAGAAAGTGTAAAAAACTATTATCGCTTAATCAGTGGGGTTGACAAGGTAGTTGGAGATTTGAGGGCGAAACTTGAGCAAATGGGAATTGCAGATAATACCATTGTGATTTTCACAAGCGATAATGGTATGTATTTGGGCGAGCATGGACTTGCCGGAAAATGGTATGGTCATCAGGAATCAATCCGAATCCCCATGATTTTTTATGATCCAAGAAACAACATGGATATTCTTAGAAAGCACATTAAAGATATTGTGCTCAATATTGACATTGCACCAACTATTCTTGGTTTTGCTGGCGTTCAGGTCCCTAAGCAAATGCAAGGTCTAGACCTTACCAGTGATAATTTTGATTCGTCTGAAAGAAGTACTTTTTTTTATGAACACAGTGTGTTTCAGAGCCCTGAACTGCCCAATGTTGAAGGCGTTGTCAGCAAGGGTTTTTCGTATATGAATTTTACTGAACATAACTATGAGACCTTGTATGATTTAAAACTTGATCCGTTCGAGACAAAAAATCTGATCGAGGATCCAAACTACAAAACCATTTTAACAGAACAGCGTAGAATTTATACCAGATTAAAAGACGAGGCCAAACAAACAACCCTTGATTATGAAAGAAAATAGAAGCAAATATCAATTAGCATTACCCATACTTTGTGTACTGTTACTGTTATTCACTTCATGCGAAGTTACAAATGAACAACCGTCTTTAAATTTCACAAAGCTTCAAGAAGATTTTTCACAGCCAACGGATGACAATACCCTATGGTGCTATTGGTATTGGATAGGTGACGATATTTCAAAAGAAGGCATCACAAAAGACTTGGAAGCTATGAAAAAAGCGGGTATTGGGGCCGCATTGATTGGAAATATCAATCCAGATGAAGAGGACGGTAAAGTGCCCATGTTGAGTGAGGATTGGTGGGGACATATGGTCCATGCCGTAAACGAGGGCAAACGTCTTGGTGTCGACATAGGTGCATTTAACTGTCCAGGGTGGAGCCAATCAGGCGGGCCGTGGGTAAAACCGGAAATGGCCATGCGCTACATGACCTTTTCTGAAGCCAAAGTGAAAGGAGGTAAAGAAGTGAAGGTAAAGCTGGCCAAACCCACCTCAGAGTTCCAAGACACTTATGTACTTGCATTTCCTTCAATTGCATCCGAGGTGAAAACGCTTTCCAACAGTAATGCAAAAATCAATGTTACTCCAGCTATCAAAAATGTAGATAAACTCATAGACAGGGATACCACAACGGTGGCCGGATTTTTAAAATCGGTTGAAAACTATCAAGTCGATATTACTGCCAACGAAGCTTTTGTTGCAAGAAGTCTTCGACTTATACCCTCAACTGATGAGTTTAAGGCCAAGTGCGAGGTATATGCAAATACGGACGGGACTTATACCAAAATCAAGTCTTTTGATATAGACAGAAGTAAATTGACTCCCAATGTGGGGCCAGATAGATATGCTCCAATATTGGTTGCACTGCCCGAAACACAAGCCAAGGAATTTCGAATAAAATTTAAGGCCGAGGGCAACGTATTCCAATCCAATACCTACCCAAACGCCAAAATAGAAGCTTGGAACCTATCCGAAATAGTATTCTCGGAGGCTGTGGGACTTGAGGCCTATTCTGAGAAAAGTTTGGGCAAAATGCATCCAACACCATTTCCATCATGGGATAGTTATTTGTGGGAACAGCAAGAAGCCATTGATAAAAGCTCCCTAAAAATAGCCAAAGACCAAGTTATCAATGTCACTGATAAAATGGAGGCCGATGGAACACTTTCTTGGAATGCACCTGAAGGGGAATGGACCATTCAACGCTTTGGAATGACACCTACCGGAACCAAGAATGCTCCTTCTGCACCACAAGGGAAAGGTTATGAAATTGATAAAATGAGCGAAGAACTTGTGCGCTTTCATTTTGAACAATTCATAGGCAAGTTCATTGACAAGATTCCTGAAGAAAACAAAAGTGCCTTTAAATATGTCATAGCAGATAGTTATGAAATGGGCTCACAGAACTGGACCGATAATTTCGAGGAAACCTTTGAGAGTACCTATGGTTATGACCCACTTCCTTTTTTACCGGTTTACACAGGCAAAATCGTTCACAGTCTTGAGGACTCTGAACGTTTTCTTTGGGATGTAAGACGGCTGGTTGCTGATAAAGTAGCCTATGAATATGTTGGAGGGTTAAGAAAGGTAAGCCAAGAGAACAACTTGAAACTATGGCTTGAAAACTACGGTCATTGGGGCTTTCCTTCAGAATTTTTAATGTACGGTGGGCAATCCAGCTTGGTTTCTGGAGAGTTTTGGAATGAGGGGACATTAGGAAATATTGAGTGCAAGGCGGCGTCTTCAGCTGCCCATATTTACGGAAAGCCAATGGTATCGGCCGAAGCTTTTACAGCTGCACACAGAAGTTATGTAAGACATCCGGCGTTATTGAAGAAAAGGGGGGATTGGTCCTATACCGAAGGGATCAATCATTTTGTATTGCATCTTTACATACACCAACCCGATGATGCAAGGGTTCCGGGTGTCAATGCCTGGTTCAGCACAGAATTCAACAGGCACAATACTTGGTTCGAAAAATCCAAGGCCTATTTTGATTACCTGCGCCGATGCCAGCATTTGCTGCAACAAGGCAACTATGCCGCGGATATCTGTTACTTCATTGGAGAGAACACTCCTTTGATGACAGGCCCCACAAACCCGAAAATTCCTAAAGGATATTCCCATGATTTTATCAATGCCGAAGTCATTTTAAATGATATGAAAGTTGAAAATGGAGACTTGGTATTGTCCAACGGGATGCGATATAAAATGATGGTTTTGCCCTCACTTAATACCATGCGGCCCGAACTGCTCGAAAAAATAGAATCACTTATTCGTAAAGGAGGCAAAGTCTACGGCAGTCATCCGGAAAAATCACCAAGCCTACAGAATTATCCAGAATCGGATAATACGGTTGAAAATTTGGCGCAAAAAATGTGGCAAGATGCCTCAAGCAAAATACAAACGTATGGCGATGGCACCATTTTGCAGAACATGGCTTTGGATTCTGCCCTGACCCATCTAAAAATTCCAAAAGATGTGGATTTAAATGCGGATGTGCCCGTGCTATGGACCCATAGAAGCCTACCTGGAATGGATATTTACTTTTTGACCAATCAGGGTGATGAAAAACTGGAGTTTGCACCTTCTTTTAGGGTTAAAGGATTAAAACCACAGTTGTGGGATGCCATGACAGGTACAATAAGGCATCTAAGTGAATACACTCAAACAAAAAACCATACCAAAGTGCCATTGGTCCTGCAGCCTGGACAAAGTTGGTTTGTTGTTTTCACCAGTAAAGAAAATAACGCTGTAGCCGATGCTTACCAAACCAACTTTCCAAAAAACAAAGTTGTTCAGGAACTCAATACCAATTGGGAACTAAATTTTTCAGATAAAACCATTGGACCAGAAGAAACAATTCAATTGGATAATCTAATGGATTGGACCCAAAGCGAAAATCCTAAAGTAAAATACTACTCGGGCACCGCTACCTATTCTACTACGTTTGAGATAAACAAGGAAGAAAAAACCGAATACCTATTGGATTTAGGTCAGCTTGGTGTGATGGCTTCCATAAAACTCAATGGAACTGAAATAGGCACTTCTTGGATGCCTCCACATGTCTTAAAACTTGGCGATGTACTCCAAGAAGGAGAAAATCAACTAGAAGTTGAAGTTGTAAATGTCTGGCGCAATAGGTTAACCGGCGATGCCCAACTGCCCGACCAGGAAAAAAGCACATGGGTCACAGATGATTGGATTACTGAAGATGAAGCTCTGATACCTTCTGGCCTCATGGGACCAGTGACCATAAAAAGACTGGTAGAGTAGAAAAATTAACATCCAAAATTTTAATCACAGCATGGGACAGGATGGATCAATTCTGTCCCATCAGTATTTTTAAAGGAAAGTAAAATAATATGAAACAAAACACCCTATTCATAATCGCTGTTGTTGTATGTACCTTAGGTTTGAACGCTCAACTTCCACCATCATTCGCAAAAGATGTGTCTGAAAGAGCACGACCTTCAGAAATGACCAAAGTATATCTAACCCCTTCAAAAGTTATCTGGAAGTCTGACAACACCGGTCAATATCTCATCAATCCAGAGCAGCTTTTAAAAAAGGGAAATGGTCAACTTGCCGTCAACGAAACTAATCTCTTTCAACTCAAGAGTACTCAGGAGCATAGGCCTGGAATCCTTCTGGACTATGGAAAAGAGATACACGGCGGTGTTAAGATAGCCATGGGCATCAAAAATGATAAATCACCCGTAAAATTGCGTTTGCGTTTTGGTGAATCTGTTGGGGAAGCCATGTCAGAAATTGGTGGGGAAACCAACGCCACCAACGAACATTCCATGCGTGATTTTGTAGTTGAAGTACCGTGGTTGGGCACTATAGAGGTTGGTGAAACAGGGTTTCGCTTTCTGCGTATTGATGTGGTCGAGGCCAATCAGGAAGTTCCCCTTAAATCTGTGGAAGCCGCTTTTGTTTACCGTGATATTCCCTATTTGGGATCCTTCAACAGTAGCGATGAAAGACTCAATGAGATATGGCTCACCGGTGCTTACACTGTCCAATTGAACATGCAAGACTATCTGTGGGACGGCATCAAAAGGGACCGTCTGGTTTGGGTCGGTGATATGCATCCAGAGGTAATGACCATAAATACCGTTTTTGGCAATCATGATATCGTCCACAAAAGTTTGGACCTAGCCAGGGACCAACATCCGCTGCCTCAATGGATGAACGGTATCAGCTCATACTCCATGTGGTGGCTATTGATCCATAAAAACATGTATGACTATCACGGTGATATTGAATATCTAAAGGAGCAAGAAAGTTATATGATTGCACTTTTGGACCAACTTGCTTCCTTTATAGACAAGGACAATAAGGAAATCCTTGATGGAGTCCGGTTTATGGATTGGCCTACAAGTGAAATTCCAGAGGCAGTCCACGCAGGGCTTCAGGCTATGATGGTAATGACCTTTGAGGCTGGAAGCGAAATCATGGAGATTTATGGAAAACCAGAACTTAAGAAAAAGTATGGCAAAGTAGCCGAAAGACTCCGCAAGCACAAGCCTAAGGACAACACTACCAAACAAGCCGCCGCCTTAATGGCATTGGCCGATTTAGAAGATGCCCAAAAAATCAATACCACCATTTTAAAGAAAGATGGTGTAGAGCGAATGTCAACGTTTTACGGCTACTATATTTTAGAAGCCATGGCCAAAGCCGGGGATTATGATGGCGCTCTAAATGTAATTCGCGAGTATTGGGGCGGTATGCTCAATTTAGGGGCAACAACCTTTTGGGAAGACTTTGACATCCTCGATACCAAAAACACAGGACGCATTGATGAGTTGAGCCCTCCCAACAAATTCGACATTCATGGTGACTTTGGCGAGTATTGTTATGTGGGTTACAGGCACAGCCTATGTCATGGTTGGGCCAGCGGACCAACAGCGTGGCTCAGTCAATATGTACTAGGAATCAACGTAATGGACGCTGGTGAAAAGATTGAAATCAAACCCAATCTTGGAAATTTAAAATGGGCCAAAGGAAGTTTCCCAACAAAATATGGCGTGTTACAAGTAAGCCACACGAGAAATACCGATGGTTCTGTAAAAACTGAATATGACGCGCCTGAAGGATTAACCATTATCCAATAGAACAGAGAATTCACAATGAATAAATCACAGCTAAATTGTATTAAAACATTCTATTCACTAGTCGTTCTCATCTTAGTGAGCCACACTATGATCGCAAAGACCATTATTTTGACCAGCGATCAACAATTGACCGATTTAACCGATCCCGACAAAAAAATAGACATGTCCACGGGTTATGCAAAACGGTATGCCAGTCTTAGGGATGTCTGCGAAGAGGCGAAACGAAATGGCGACCACATCTTGACTATTGCTTTTGATGAATTCTTCAGGCAATATCGAAATCAAGAGGCAACGGAGCGTAAACTGACCCCAGATATGGATGCCTATGTGGATAAAATCAAAATTATCGCTGATTTTGCAGCTAAATACGGCCTGGGAATGGGGCTAAGTCTATTAAGCCCGCTAGAATTAGGGCCTGCCTTTAAAAACAAAACAGGGGAAAATGGCCTATGGCTCCATTACAAAGTGGGGCTACGCGACCCGCTTACCGGTAAGTTTAATGTACCGCTATGGCAACAAACAACTTGGTCCAATAACAAAGGTAATTTTGCCATTAAGCTCAAGGCGCATAAAGCCTACGCATTTAAAGAAACAATGTTACCAAACAGTCCGTATAAAATGGTTGATCGCGAGAATATATTGCCTTTGACCAATGTGAAATTGGATGTTTGGAAAGAGCAACCAGATGCTGATAATGATAGAGTTATGGACACCGATTTGTGGAGCAACCCCTCTACACCAAATCCAAATCGAAGTAAAAGAGTCAGTGTTTATGCCGATGAAACTGACGAATTGAAGGGCTATGACCGGGTCTTGGTACTATTGGAATATGAAGTCCCTGAAATGGAGTATTTCAGCCCTGAAGCATTGCCTTTTTTGAAGGATTTATTAAAAAAATATGACGATAAAGGCATCAAAATA
This genomic interval carries:
- a CDS encoding sulfatase family protein, translating into MPEKLNFRNLCYAATALCTFLLSFSCKKGPNPTKDQKPNIIFLLTDDQRWDALGASGNHIIQTPNIDALAQDGVHMENAYVTTSICAVSRASILSGQYSLMHGIQDFNTSFSQEALNQTYPLLLKQNGYKIGFIGKYGVGNPKDQPKESFDFWAVEEKHQPNYENKDEKGNYLHHTQMVANHINSFLNSTKGEEPFCLSVSFKAPHAEDGDPRQFIPDPKFDSLYNDITIKKPETAQSKYWESFPDFFRTEKNIARIRWKLRFETEEKYQESVKNYYRLISGVDKVVGDLRAKLEQMGIADNTIVIFTSDNGMYLGEHGLAGKWYGHQESIRIPMIFYDPRNNMDILRKHIKDIVLNIDIAPTILGFAGVQVPKQMQGLDLTSDNFDSSERSTFFYEHSVFQSPELPNVEGVVSKGFSYMNFTEHNYETLYDLKLDPFETKNLIEDPNYKTILTEQRRIYTRLKDEAKQTTLDYERK
- a CDS encoding glycosyl hydrolase; the encoded protein is MKENRSKYQLALPILCVLLLLFTSCEVTNEQPSLNFTKLQEDFSQPTDDNTLWCYWYWIGDDISKEGITKDLEAMKKAGIGAALIGNINPDEEDGKVPMLSEDWWGHMVHAVNEGKRLGVDIGAFNCPGWSQSGGPWVKPEMAMRYMTFSEAKVKGGKEVKVKLAKPTSEFQDTYVLAFPSIASEVKTLSNSNAKINVTPAIKNVDKLIDRDTTTVAGFLKSVENYQVDITANEAFVARSLRLIPSTDEFKAKCEVYANTDGTYTKIKSFDIDRSKLTPNVGPDRYAPILVALPETQAKEFRIKFKAEGNVFQSNTYPNAKIEAWNLSEIVFSEAVGLEAYSEKSLGKMHPTPFPSWDSYLWEQQEAIDKSSLKIAKDQVINVTDKMEADGTLSWNAPEGEWTIQRFGMTPTGTKNAPSAPQGKGYEIDKMSEELVRFHFEQFIGKFIDKIPEENKSAFKYVIADSYEMGSQNWTDNFEETFESTYGYDPLPFLPVYTGKIVHSLEDSERFLWDVRRLVADKVAYEYVGGLRKVSQENNLKLWLENYGHWGFPSEFLMYGGQSSLVSGEFWNEGTLGNIECKAASSAAHIYGKPMVSAEAFTAAHRSYVRHPALLKKRGDWSYTEGINHFVLHLYIHQPDDARVPGVNAWFSTEFNRHNTWFEKSKAYFDYLRRCQHLLQQGNYAADICYFIGENTPLMTGPTNPKIPKGYSHDFINAEVILNDMKVENGDLVLSNGMRYKMMVLPSLNTMRPELLEKIESLIRKGGKVYGSHPEKSPSLQNYPESDNTVENLAQKMWQDASSKIQTYGDGTILQNMALDSALTHLKIPKDVDLNADVPVLWTHRSLPGMDIYFLTNQGDEKLEFAPSFRVKGLKPQLWDAMTGTIRHLSEYTQTKNHTKVPLVLQPGQSWFVVFTSKENNAVADAYQTNFPKNKVVQELNTNWELNFSDKTIGPEETIQLDNLMDWTQSENPKVKYYSGTATYSTTFEINKEEKTEYLLDLGQLGVMASIKLNGTEIGTSWMPPHVLKLGDVLQEGENQLEVEVVNVWRNRLTGDAQLPDQEKSTWVTDDWITEDEALIPSGLMGPVTIKRLVE
- a CDS encoding alpha-L-rhamnosidase-related protein, producing MKQNTLFIIAVVVCTLGLNAQLPPSFAKDVSERARPSEMTKVYLTPSKVIWKSDNTGQYLINPEQLLKKGNGQLAVNETNLFQLKSTQEHRPGILLDYGKEIHGGVKIAMGIKNDKSPVKLRLRFGESVGEAMSEIGGETNATNEHSMRDFVVEVPWLGTIEVGETGFRFLRIDVVEANQEVPLKSVEAAFVYRDIPYLGSFNSSDERLNEIWLTGAYTVQLNMQDYLWDGIKRDRLVWVGDMHPEVMTINTVFGNHDIVHKSLDLARDQHPLPQWMNGISSYSMWWLLIHKNMYDYHGDIEYLKEQESYMIALLDQLASFIDKDNKEILDGVRFMDWPTSEIPEAVHAGLQAMMVMTFEAGSEIMEIYGKPELKKKYGKVAERLRKHKPKDNTTKQAAALMALADLEDAQKINTTILKKDGVERMSTFYGYYILEAMAKAGDYDGALNVIREYWGGMLNLGATTFWEDFDILDTKNTGRIDELSPPNKFDIHGDFGEYCYVGYRHSLCHGWASGPTAWLSQYVLGINVMDAGEKIEIKPNLGNLKWAKGSFPTKYGVLQVSHTRNTDGSVKTEYDAPEGLTIIQ